Proteins from a genomic interval of Streptomyces sp. SID8374:
- a CDS encoding ROK family transcriptional regulator, producing the protein METPGSQTSLHRANLERVVRAVRMAGSLTQAEIARSTGLSAATVSNIVRELKDGGTVEVTPTSAGGRRARSVSLSGDAGIVIGVDFGHTHLRVAVGNLAHQVLAEESEPLDVDASSAEGFDRAEVLVNRLIEATGIGPDKIIGIGLGVPGPIDVESGTLGSTSILPGWTGINPSEELSGRLGVPVYVDNDANLGALGELVWGSGRGVKDLAYIKVASGVGAGLVIDGTIYRGPGGTAGEIGHITLDESGPVCRCGNRGCLETFTAARYVLPLLQPSHGPGLTMERVVQLAREGDPGCRRVIGDVGRHIGSGVANLCNLLNPSRVVLGGSLAEAGELVLGPIRDSVSRYAIPSAARQLSVLPGALGGRAEVLGALALVLSEMGDSTLLESTLPAATPAFT; encoded by the coding sequence ATGGAGACTCCCGGGTCGCAGACATCGCTGCACAGGGCCAATCTGGAGCGGGTCGTACGCGCCGTACGGATGGCGGGGTCGCTCACCCAGGCGGAGATCGCCCGGAGCACCGGCCTCTCCGCGGCCACGGTCTCCAATATCGTCCGGGAGCTGAAGGACGGCGGGACGGTCGAGGTGACGCCCACCTCGGCGGGCGGCCGGCGGGCCCGCAGCGTCTCCCTCAGCGGGGACGCGGGCATCGTCATCGGGGTCGACTTCGGCCACACCCACCTGCGGGTCGCCGTCGGCAACCTGGCCCACCAGGTGCTGGCCGAGGAGTCCGAGCCGCTGGATGTCGACGCCTCCTCCGCGGAGGGGTTCGACCGGGCCGAAGTGCTGGTCAACCGGCTGATCGAGGCCACCGGGATAGGCCCGGACAAGATCATCGGCATCGGTCTCGGTGTGCCGGGCCCCATCGACGTCGAGTCCGGAACGCTGGGCTCCACCTCGATCCTGCCGGGCTGGACGGGCATCAACCCCAGCGAGGAGCTCTCCGGCCGCCTCGGCGTCCCGGTGTACGTCGACAACGACGCCAACCTCGGAGCCCTGGGCGAGCTGGTCTGGGGGAGCGGGCGGGGCGTCAAGGACCTCGCGTACATCAAGGTCGCCAGCGGGGTCGGCGCCGGTCTGGTGATCGACGGGACCATCTACCGGGGCCCCGGCGGCACGGCCGGCGAGATCGGCCACATCACCCTGGACGAGTCCGGCCCGGTCTGCCGCTGCGGCAACCGCGGCTGCCTGGAGACCTTCACCGCCGCGCGCTACGTGCTGCCGCTGCTCCAGCCCAGCCACGGCCCCGGGCTCACCATGGAGCGGGTGGTCCAGCTGGCCCGTGAGGGCGATCCGGGGTGCCGCCGGGTGATCGGGGACGTCGGCCGCCACATAGGCAGCGGCGTCGCCAACCTGTGCAACCTGCTCAACCCCAGCCGGGTCGTCCTCGGCGGCTCGCTGGCGGAGGCCGGGGAGCTGGTCCTGGGGCCCATACGGGACTCCGTGTCGCGTTACGCGATACCCAGCGCGGCCCGGCAGCTCTCGGTGCTCCCCGGGGCCCTGGGCGGCCGTGCCGAGGTGCTGGGCGCCCTGGCCCT